In Thermococcus gorgonarius, the genomic window TACTTTAAAAAGTTTTCTGATTATATAGTAAAATAGCTGTTCAGACACAAGGGAGTATAAACAGAAAAAACAAAAACAAAGTGACTCAATCTTTCTTCGGCAGGTGTGGGATTATCCATCCAAGGAAGCTGTCCATGCTTCTCGTCTGTATTTACAATGTACCAGTTCCGTGGAACTCGGCAACGAGGCCTTCCCCGCTGAAAAGGGTGCTCTTAAGACCGCCAACACGATTAACTTTAAAGTCCAAGCCCTCAGTAAAGGCCACCATGTTTCTAGTACCGATTATGAAACTCTCGTTGTGGAACTCCCTCTTGTAGATTGCACCAAAGCTCGAGAGGAAAACTGGGCCAGAACCAGTTATCTTGAGCAAAAAGAGCCCTTCCCTTTCGAAGAAAGACTTGGCACCACCCCATTTCGTATCGATGCTTATCCCTTCAGAACTGGCCAAGAATGCCCTGCTTTGAGCGTAAAGCGTCCCGTTCAGCTCAAAGGCCCCATCCTGCACGGAAGGTGTTGATGAAGAAGCTTTCACCACCGAACATTGACCTCTTAAAAGCTCCAAGGGCACCTCCCTTGGCCTTGGTTTCGATCCTAACGTTGGGGGGTCATGTGAACAATGGCCCCTGCCTCCACCTGAACGGCCTCTCCATCAGAGAGCTCAACCTTCAGCGAAGAAAAACTAGATCTGTGCAGTATTCCATATGCTTCAATAGTATCACCACGAGAAGTTCGTCATTCTCCTTTATATACCCATTCATCGTCGATAGTCGATTATATATTTCACTTTTACCGAAAGACTTTTATAAGTCCCTCTGAAACCTTAGGCGAAGTTCAGTTCAAGTTTTCAGGTGATGCACGATGGGAAAACTGTTGAGGCCAAACCGGAAAGTTGGCATAATCGGCTACGGCGCCTACGTGCCGATGTATAGAATCAAGGCCGAGGAGATAGGAAGGGTCTGGGGAGTTTCAAGCTTTCCAATTCAGGAGAAGTCCGTTCCGGGCCTCGACGAGGACACCATAACCATAGGAATTGAAGCAGCTAGAAACGCCCTCAAGAGGGCTCAGATTGATCCGAAGCTCATCCGCGCGATATGGCTCGGAACCGAGAGCAAGCCCTACGCGGTCAAGCCGAGCGGAACGGTCATAGCCGAGGCAATAGGGGCCACCCCCGATGTTAACGCAGCCGACTTCGAGTTCGCCTGTAAGGCCGGAACCGAAGCAATACAGGCCGCTATCGGATTTGTGGGCTCAGGCATGGCCGATTACGCAATGGCCATCGGAGCGGACACGTCGCAGGGAAGGCCCGGTGACCACCTTGAGTTTACCGCCGCGGCTGGGGGTGCCGCTTATATTCTCGCCCCCAAGATCTCTGAGACGGTTGCGTACTTCGAGGCGAGCTACTCTTATGTTACCGACACGCCCGACTTCTGGAGGAGACAGCACGAGCACTACCCGAGGCACGGCAACAGGTTCACCGGCGAGCCCGCCTACTTCCACCAGATAATAAACGCCGCCAAGACCCTCATGGAGGAGCTCGGCTACTCCCCGAACGACTTCGACTATGCCGTCTTCCACCAGCCCAACGTCAAGTTCCCGCTTACCGCCGCCAAGATACTCGGCATCCCGAAGGAGAAGGTTCTCCCGGGACTGCTCAGCGGAATAATAGGAAACACCTACAGCGGGGCAACTCTCGTCGGCGTTTCAGCGGTTCTCGACATAGCCAAGCCCGGCGACAGGATTCTGTGGGTTTCATTCGGTTCAGGTGCCGGAAGCGACGCCTTCAGCCTTGTCGTCCAGGATGCAATTGAGGAGAAGCGCGACCTCGCCCCGAAGACGATGGACTACGTGAACAGGAAGAAGTACATTGACTACGCACTCTATGCCAAGCACAGGGGCAAGTACATAATGTGAGGTGGTCGAGATGGAGAAACCCGTCATCATTGGAGTTGGTATGGTTCCGGTTGGCGAGCACTGGAGGGTATCATTGAGGGACATGGCCGTTGAGGCCCTGCTTAATGCAATGGAAGATGCTGGAATAGACAAGGTGGATTCCCTCTACGTCGGAAACATGGCCTCCGGTTCCTTCATCGAGCAGGAGAACCTTGGAGCTTTAATAGCGGACTGGGCGGGATTAGGGAACATTCCGGCAGTCAAGGTTGAAGCTGCCTGCGGTAGCGGCGGTGCGGCAGTTCAGGAGGGCGCAAAGGCCGTCATGTCGGGCCTTGAGGACGTTGTGGCAGTTGTCGGTGTCGAGAAGATGACCGACGCATGGCCGAGCGACGCGACGCGCTATCTTGCCTACGCCGCCGATGCCGAATGGGAGCTCTTCCACGGGGCGAGCTTTGTAGCTTTGAACGCGCTCATCATGAGGCTTTATATGAAGACCTACGGCTACACCGAGGAGGACCTGGCACATTTCGCGGTCAACGCCCACAGAAACGGTGCCAAGAACCCATACGCGATGTTCAAGAAGGAGATAAAGCTTGAGACGGTTCTCAACAGCCCCTACGTCGCCGACCCGATAAAGCTCTTCGATGCTGCACCGATGTGTGACGGAGCCGCGGCCGTTATAATAACCTCGAAGGAGAAGGCAAAGGAGCTCGGTGTTCCAAAGGACAGGATGGTTGAACTGGCAGGCTTCTGGAGGGCCATAGACACCATCAACCTCGCCAACAGGGAGGACTTCCTCACGCTCAAGGCGGCAAGGGTTGCCGCTGAAAAAGCCTACAAGATGGCCGGCGTTACTGCCAAGGACATAGACTTCTTCGAGGTTCACGACGCCTTCACCGTCATGGCCGCTTTAAGCCTCGAAGCCCTTGGCGTTGCCGAGAAGGGCAAGGGCGCGGTGTTGGCGAAGGAGGGCCAGATAGCCATAGACGGCGACTACCCGATACAGACGATGGGCGGACTGAAGGCGAGGGGACACCCCGTCGGAGCCACCGGTGTTTACCAGACGGTCGAGGCTGTCCTCCAGCTCCGCGGCGAGGCGCCGGAGGGAATACAGGTGCCCGACGCCGAGATAGGTCTGACCCAGAACATAGGTGGAACTGGCTCAAACATAACGGTTAACATCCTGAGGAGGGTCTGAAATGGGGAAGCCGATGCAGGTTGCCCGGCACTGGAGGCACTTCCGTGAGAAGTACGCCCTGATTGGGGGTAAATGCGAGAACGGTCATGTATTCTTCCCGAAGAGGCCAATCTGCCCGGTCTGCGGCTCAAGAAACGTTGAGGAATACCAGTTCAGCGGAAAGGGTAAGGTGATAAGCTGGACGATAGTTAGGAACCCGCCGAGCGGCTTCGAGTACTACAGGCCTTATCCGCTGGCTCTCGTCCAGCTCGAGGAGGGGCCCGTCGTTCTGGCCCAGCTCACAGACGTTGAACCTGACGAGATAGACTTCGGAATGGAGGTCGAGATGGTCACGAGGAAGGTCAGGGAGTTCGACGAGGACGGAATAATCCTCTATGCCTACAAGTTCAGGCCCGTTTTGAAGTGATCTTGAGCTTTATTCTCCTATTATTTTATCAGCAAAGTGGGGCAATTCGATTTAGATTTCAAAAAAACCTAATAATGAAGAACAAAATCGAAAGGGAGTTTTTGACATCATGCCTTCTCTATCTTCATCTTATCCCCGTTTTCGAACTCAAGTTCGAGCTTTCCACTCTTCATGTTGACCTTAACCCCATCAACAGTCGCCTCTATCTTACCTTCTTTTGCTTCAACACCAAGCATCTCCGCTATTTCCTCAACGCTCCTGAGCGAACCGTTAATCGTCGTTTCAAGCCTTTCCCCTTCGCTTTCGACGACTACCTTAACTTTCCCCTTTCCTTCCCGGATGAAGCTTTCTTCCTTCAACGCCTTCACCTTTTCAGGCTGAGGTGGTCTTACGCATGGCATTTTTCATCATAATACCATTGGCAGAAAAGCTTATCACTCTTTCGTATCCTTCACCATCCTTATCCAGATACCATGCTGGCCAACCTTTCTGAAGCCGTACTTCTCGTAAAACCTTATGGCACCGTAATTCTTCTCCCCAACCCAGAGCTCTATTCTCCCGGTGTCCTTCAGGTATTCGAGGCACTTATCCATCAGCCTGTGCCCGATTCCATGCCCCTGATAGGCCTTATCAACCGCGAACTCATGAATGGCGCCGACGGTTTTTCCTTCGTACTTGCTGTACCAGTCTTTGTCGCAGACAATGAAGCCGACTATCTTGTCCTCAATCCTAGCCACAAAAAAGCCATCCTTGGCCTTACCCCAGCACCATCTCAAATAGCGCTTCGCGTAGCTTTCACCCTCGCCCCCGTATTCCCTCATCCCCTCGTAGGCGCTCATGTATATCTCGATCAGCCTTTCCAGAGTTTCCTGATCCAGCCTCTGAAGCTTCTCTATCTTCACTTCACTTTTTTCCTCTGGCATCAGAAGAGAATAATCGTCGGGTTTAAAAAGCCTGTTGGGTACCTTCTATGTCATGAAAAGGTGATTGAAATGGGGAAGGCCAAGCCCAAGTACTGCGAAATATGCGGTGCCCCGATAAAAGGACCGGGACACAGGATAAGGATAGAAGGAGCCGAGGTTCTGGTCTGCGATCGCTGTTACGAGAAGTACGGTGGGAAGAAACCCGGAACCTTCAGTATAATGCCAACGGGGAGACAGCCAAGGAGAACTGCGAGACCCGTCTCAAGGCCCAAGCCCCAGTCGAGACCCTATCATGAGAGGCCACTCGTCACCGAGGAAATAGTGGAGGACTTTGCCGAGCGGGTTTATAAAGCCATACAGCGGAGTGGGAAGAGCTACGAAGAGCTGTCCCACGAGATCGGTCTTTCGGTCAACGACCTCCGCGCGATAGCCCACGGCTACCGCGAACCGACCATAAAAGAGGCCAGGAAGCTTGAGAAGTACTTCAAAATCAAGCTCATCGAGAGTACAGGCGGGGAAGCATACGAAGAAAAGAAAACAATTCCAAGGGACTACGAGCCTACCCTTGGAGACATAGCGAACATCAGGATCAGGAAGAGGAAGAAGTGAAGGTTTAAATTTTCCTTTAACTCATTCATTAGCGGTGAGAGTATGGGGGAGATAGTGATAAACGTGCCCAATGGGCTTGAGAAGGTCATTTGGCGGAAGATATCTATACTCCTCAAAAAGGAAGGCAAAAAAGGCGTTAAAAGACAAATCTTAGAAAAGTACCTGGGAAAATTCCAGGGCACCATTGATGAGGAGGAGTGGTACCTCCAATGATTGAGGTCTTCGTCGATTCTTCAGTCTTGATTGAGGGACTGAAGGGGAACCCAGAAGCCGTTAGGATCCTAAACCTGCTGGCGGAAAAGAATGCCATCGCAATTATAAACGATATCGTCGTCAGTGAGTTTCTGTTCCATTATATACGCCTGAAATCCGGTGTTTCCTCGTTTACAATTAAACAGAGGGGAAAGATAAAAGAATTTATTCTGGAAGATGAAGCGTGGGATTTTATTAACTAATTTCATATTCTCCCAACGGATGAAGAGACTATCGAGCTTTCATATCACCTGATGAGGGCATACAACCTCCTGCCAAACGACGCAATCATACTCGCATCATGCAAGATAAACGAAATTAAAACGCTGGTCACGTTAGACGAAGATCTAAAGAACGCTGCTTTGAAAGAAGGCTTAAAACTCCTCTAACTCCCACTCTCCCTCCGTCTTTTTCTCCCGTTTTCGCTTGAGCTCCTCAGCCTTCGTTCTCTTCGGTGGATGGAACCCACGGAGCTTCTCGAATGTCCCCCAGAGGCGCATCAGCTCTTCCCAGACTTCGGTGTCTGGCGGGATGACGAGGATGTGAGCCGGCGGGTGGATGTCCATGAGCCTCCCGATGGCCTTCTTGGGGGGCAGATCAATCTGGGCAACCACGTGGGCCTTGAACTTCTTCCTCGGCTTCTCATCGCTTATCTTCTCGAAGGCCCAGTCGGATAATGCCGGCGGAATTATCCTCGGATCACCGCGAATCTTCATACCACCGTACCTCACGAGGTCAGCTAACGCCACGCTCGCCTTCTGGAAGTTGTCGGTTCTCACTAAAACTATCGTGTTTCTCATGATATCACCACCACCACTTTGGTGGTTGAGCTTATTAAGGTTTGGAGATTTTAGTTACCGAAAGTTTTAAAAACTTAGTGTTTTTAAAATGGGCGGTTGGTTTATTAAGGGAGAAAACCAATACGGGAGGAGGTGTGGATATGTACCTGAAGAAGAGGCACATCGAGATACTTAGGGAGATGAAGAAGACCGATAGCCAGGCCGAGATTGAGGCCAAACTGCCAGAGGAGTTCCAGATAAGGGCCATAGAGCTCTACATCCTCGGCTTTGCCGAGCTCGAAGGCGGGAAGATCAAGCTAACG contains:
- a CDS encoding hydroxymethylglutaryl-CoA synthase, producing MGKLLRPNRKVGIIGYGAYVPMYRIKAEEIGRVWGVSSFPIQEKSVPGLDEDTITIGIEAARNALKRAQIDPKLIRAIWLGTESKPYAVKPSGTVIAEAIGATPDVNAADFEFACKAGTEAIQAAIGFVGSGMADYAMAIGADTSQGRPGDHLEFTAAAGGAAYILAPKISETVAYFEASYSYVTDTPDFWRRQHEHYPRHGNRFTGEPAYFHQIINAAKTLMEELGYSPNDFDYAVFHQPNVKFPLTAAKILGIPKEKVLPGLLSGIIGNTYSGATLVGVSAVLDIAKPGDRILWVSFGSGAGSDAFSLVVQDAIEEKRDLAPKTMDYVNRKKYIDYALYAKHRGKYIM
- a CDS encoding thiolase domain-containing protein; translation: MEKPVIIGVGMVPVGEHWRVSLRDMAVEALLNAMEDAGIDKVDSLYVGNMASGSFIEQENLGALIADWAGLGNIPAVKVEAACGSGGAAVQEGAKAVMSGLEDVVAVVGVEKMTDAWPSDATRYLAYAADAEWELFHGASFVALNALIMRLYMKTYGYTEEDLAHFAVNAHRNGAKNPYAMFKKEIKLETVLNSPYVADPIKLFDAAPMCDGAAAVIITSKEKAKELGVPKDRMVELAGFWRAIDTINLANREDFLTLKAARVAAEKAYKMAGVTAKDIDFFEVHDAFTVMAALSLEALGVAEKGKGAVLAKEGQIAIDGDYPIQTMGGLKARGHPVGATGVYQTVEAVLQLRGEAPEGIQVPDAEIGLTQNIGGTGSNITVNILRRV
- a CDS encoding Zn-ribbon domain-containing OB-fold protein; translated protein: MGKPMQVARHWRHFREKYALIGGKCENGHVFFPKRPICPVCGSRNVEEYQFSGKGKVISWTIVRNPPSGFEYYRPYPLALVQLEEGPVVLAQLTDVEPDEIDFGMEVEMVTRKVREFDEDGIILYAYKFRPVLK
- a CDS encoding GNAT family N-acetyltransferase — encoded protein: MPEEKSEVKIEKLQRLDQETLERLIEIYMSAYEGMREYGGEGESYAKRYLRWCWGKAKDGFFVARIEDKIVGFIVCDKDWYSKYEGKTVGAIHEFAVDKAYQGHGIGHRLMDKCLEYLKDTGRIELWVGEKNYGAIRFYEKYGFRKVGQHGIWIRMVKDTKE
- a CDS encoding multiprotein bridging factor aMBF1; its protein translation is MGKAKPKYCEICGAPIKGPGHRIRIEGAEVLVCDRCYEKYGGKKPGTFSIMPTGRQPRRTARPVSRPKPQSRPYHERPLVTEEIVEDFAERVYKAIQRSGKSYEELSHEIGLSVNDLRAIAHGYREPTIKEARKLEKYFKIKLIESTGGEAYEEKKTIPRDYEPTLGDIANIRIRKRKK
- a CDS encoding DUF356 domain-containing protein; this encodes MRNTIVLVRTDNFQKASVALADLVRYGGMKIRGDPRIIPPALSDWAFEKISDEKPRKKFKAHVVAQIDLPPKKAIGRLMDIHPPAHILVIPPDTEVWEELMRLWGTFEKLRGFHPPKRTKAEELKRKREKKTEGEWELEEF